One window from the genome of Clupea harengus chromosome 19, Ch_v2.0.2, whole genome shotgun sequence encodes:
- the ing4 gene encoding inhibitor of growth protein 4, with translation MAAGMYLEHYLDSIENLPFELQRNFQLMRDLDQRTEDLKGQIDSLAREYTTNARTLSPEQKLSLLRQIQQSYGKCKEFGDDKVQLAMQTYEMVDKHIRRLDTDLARFEADLKEKQIESTDYDSTSSKGNKSELRGPKEKKVARTRSKVKNSDDDSSPKSAQKKVKLMQTTEFATVPAVTFGNVHPSDVLDMPVDPNEPTYCLCHQVSYGEMIGCDNTDCSIEWFHFACVGLTTKPRGKWYCPRCSQERKKK, from the exons ATGGCGGCGGGAATGTATCTTGAGCATTATCTGGACA GCATAGAGAATCTACCGTTTGAGTTGCAAAGGAATTTCCAGCTTATGCGAGATCTGGACCAGCGGACTGAAG ACCTGAAAGGGCAGATTGACTCGTTGGCGCGGGAGTACACGACTAATGCTCGCACACTGTCCCCGGAACAGAAGCTGTCTCTGCTGCGTCAGATTCAGCAGTCCTATGGAAAATGCAAAGAGTTTGGAGATGATAAGGTCCAGCTGGCAATGCAGACCTATGAGATG GTGGACAAGCACATTCGGCGCCTGGACACAGACCTGGCGCGCTTCGAGGCTGACCTGAAGGAGAAACAGATTGAAAGCACAGACTATGACTCTACCTCAAGCAAGGGAAACAAGA GCGAACTCCGTGGcccaaaagagaagaaagtgGCACGcaccaggtcaaaggtcaagaacTCTGATGATGACTCCAGCCCCAAGAGTGCACAGAAGAAAGTCAAACTCATGCAGAC GACGGAGTTCGCCACCGTACCCGCTGTGACCTTTGGAAATGTGCACCCATCGGATGTGCTGGACATGCCAGTGGATCCTAATGAGCCTACTTACTGCCTCTGCCACCAGGTGTCCTATGGGGAGATGATCGGCTGCGACAACACCGAT TGTTCCATTGAGTGGTTCCACTTCGCTTGTGTGGGACTCACCACTAAACCTCGCGGAAAATG GTACTGCCCACGGTGTtcacaggagaggaagaaaaaatga
- the LOC105902036 gene encoding glyceraldehyde-3-phosphate dehydrogenase-like yields MVKFGVNGFGRIGRLVTRVAILTGKAQIVAINDPFIDVEYMAYMFKYDSTHGRFHGDVKVEGGKLVINGNAITVYSERDPTAIKWGDAGADYVVESTGVFTTIEKAGAHLKGGAKRVIISAPSADAPMFVMGVNHEKYDNSMTVVSNASCTTNCLAPVAKVLNDNFVIIEGLMSTVHAVTATQKTVDSPSGKLWRDGRGASQNIIPASTGAAKAVGKVIPELNGKLTGMAFRVPTPNVSVVDLTVRLEKPAKYDDIKKVMQAAAEGPMKGILGYTEDQVVSSDFNGDPHSSYFDAGAGIAISDHFVKVVSWYDNEWGYSNRVVDLMAHMQTKE; encoded by the exons atggtgaaatttGGAGTCAATGG ATTTGGCCGCATCGGTCGCCTGGTGACCCGCGTTGCTATTCTCACTGGCAAGGCACAGATTGTGGCCATCAATGACCCTTTCATCGATGTCGAGTACATG GCCTACATGTTCAAGTATGACTCCACCCACGGCCGTTTCCATGGTGATGTGAAGGTCGAGGGAGGCAAGCTCGTCATCAACGGAAACGCCATCACTGTCTACTCCGA GAGGGACCCAACCGCCATTAAGTGGGGGGATGCCGGTGCTGATTACGTTGTGGAGTCCACTGGTGTGTTCACCACTATCGAGAAGGCCGGG GCCCACTTGAAGGGTGGTGCCAAGAGGGTCATCATCTCCGCCCCCAGTGCAGACGCCCCCATGTTTGTCATGGGTGTCAATCACGAAAAGTACGACAATTCCATGACTGTCGTTAG CAACGCCTCCTGCACAACCAACTGCCTGGCACCTGTTGCTAAGGTCCTTAATGACAACTTTGTTATTATTGAGGGACTCATG AGCACAGTGCACGCTGTCACCGCCACCCAGAAGACTGTGGACTCTCCCTCAGGCAAGCTGTGGAGAGATGGCCGTGGTGCCAGCCAAAACATCATCCCCGCCTCCACCGGTGCTGCCAAGGCTGTGGGCAAGGTCATTCCCGAGCTTAATGG AAAGCTTACTGGCATGGCCTTCCGTGTCCCCACCCCTAATGTGTCTGTTGTTGACCTGACAGTTCGCCTGGAGAAGCCT GCCAAGTATGATGACATCAAGAAGGTTATGCAGGCAGCCGCTGAGGGGCCAATGAAGGGAATTCTGGGATACACAGAGGACCAG GTGGTGTCCTCAGACTTCAACGGCGACCCACACTCCTCCTACTTTGACGCTGGTGCAGGTATTGCCATTTCTGACCACTTCGTCAAGGTGGTTTCATG GTACGACAATGAGTGGGGTTACAGCAACCGCGTTGTCGACCTGATGGCCCACATGCAGACCAAGGAATGA
- the iffo1a gene encoding non-homologous end joining factor IFFO1, which translates to MPDFEHFRFSHRRMNPLLGESVYSLQHQQQNQLSGLSESSTTGFMPDSFYGAHDSNLFLGEYPGVAPDSFSGVPPTGLAYLHHNNSLHRAPPPAPAAMALRNDLGSNISVLKTLNLRFRCFLAKVHELERRNKALEKQLQQALDSHNETGGMGRRPLTRDVGVQTGFVGPIPPRPDFIPLQNATNAAYLTGSLLSPSLNTAATFEPDLKPTMGILYPSITDSNFNFNSNITISPATPTDPLKTTSNINERFVSIGTTTCNNPPPRFLPGNIWSYNHARRYPGTGKETRTVGPGVSWMQPDGVGVQIDTITPEIRALYNVLAKVKRERDEYKRRWEEEYTVRVDLQEKLGELEEDLQESEVCQDEMALRVKQLTAELVLFKGLMSNDLSDLDSKIQEKAMKVDMDICRRIDITARLCDVAHQRNCEDMIEIFQVATPPSTLRRPRKQTQVRGNEGDESISLSESEDGGKEVESCTSANQINEEMQRMLNQLRDCEFDDDCDSLAWEETEETLLLWEDFPGCTLAMDTQGDVVPQDESIEKVIKDTECLFKSREKEYQETIDQIEEDLATAKSDMNRHLHEYMEMCSMKRGLDVQMETCRRLITQTGDRKSPLPISVAVEEADDGKKERRKAPLPADSGGDDHRPPGSHLEKTLTSASSSTSTQTSPHVFT; encoded by the exons ATGCCGGATTTCGAGCATTTCAGATTTTCTCACAGAAGAATGAATCCTTTACTCGGGGAGAGCGTGTATTCGctacagcatcagcagcagaatCAGTTATCAGGTCTATCAGAGTCATCGACTACGGGCTTCATGCCCGACTCATTTTACGGTGCCCATGACTCGAACCTTTTCTTGGGCGAGTACCCTGGGGTGGCACCGGACAGTTTTTCCGGTGTGCCGCCCACAGGGCTTGCATACTTGCACCATAACAACAGCCTTCATCGCGCGCCACCACCTGCACCTGCCGCCATGGCACTGCGTAATGACCTGGGGTCCAACATAAGCGTCCTGAAGACCCTCAATTTGCGTTTCCGCTGCTTCTTGGCAAAGGTTCATGAGCTTGAGCGTCGAAATAAGGCTCTGGAGAAACAGCTCCAGCAAGCGCTGGACTCTCACAACGAGACTGGGGGAATGGGGAGAAGGCCACTGACTCGAGATGTCGGTGTTCAAACGGGGTTTGTTGGGCCCATACCGCCTAGGCCAGATTTCATCCCTCTCCAAAATGCAACCAACGCAGCCTATTTGACCGGGAGCCTGTTGTCCCCCTCTCTGAACACAGCAGCCACTTTTGAGCCAGATCTGAAACCAACCATGGGGATTTTATATCCCTCCATCACAGACTccaacttcaacttcaactcCAACATAACCATCAGTCCAGCTACTCCAACTGATCCACTCAAGACCACATCCAACATAAACGAGAGATTTGTGAGTATCGGAACTACCACATGCAACAACCCTCCACCCAGGTTCCTACCTGGAAATATTTGGTCCTACAACCATGCACGGAGGTACCCAGGTACCGGCAAAGAGACTCGGACAGTGGGGCCTGGGGTGTCATGGATGCAGCCAGATGGAGTAGGCGTGCAGATTGACACCATCACACCAGAGATTCGTGCACTGTACAACGTGTTGGCCAAAgtcaagcgagagagagacgaatATAAACGCAG GTGGGAGGAGGAGTACACAGTGAGAGTGGACCTCCAGGAAAAGCttggagagctggaggag GACCTCCAAGAGAGTGAAGTGTGTCAGGATGAGATGGCCCTGAGAGTGAAACAGTTGACGGCTGAGCTGGTGCTCTTCAAAGGCCTGATGAGTAAT gacCTGTCTGACCTGGACAGCAAGATTCAGGAGAAGGCGATGAAGGTGGACATGGATATATGCCGCCGGATTGACATCACAGCTCGCCTGTGTGACGTCGCTCATCAGAGGAACTGTGAGGATATGATCGAGATCTTCCAG GTGGCCACTCCCCCATCCACACTCCGTCGCCCAAGGAAGCAGACGCAAGTCAGGGGAAACGAGGGCGACGAGTCAATCAGCCTCTCTGAGAGCGAGGACGGAGGGAAGGAAGTAGAGTCTTGCacgtcagccaatcagatcaatgAAGAGATGCAGAggatgctcaatcaact gcgGGACTGTGAATTTGACGATGACTGCGACAGCCTGGCctgggaggagacagaggagactcTGCTGCTGTGGGAAGACTTCCCAGGATGCACCCTGGCAATGGACACCCAGGGCGATGTGGTTCCT caAGACGAATCCATCGAGAAAGTGATCAAGGACACGGAGTGCCTGTTTAAGTCCCGAGAGAAGGAGTACCAGGAGACCATAGACCAGATTGAG gAGGACCTGGCTACAGCTAAGTCTGACATGAACAGACATCTGCATGAATACATGGAGATGTGCAGCATGAAGAGAGGCCTGGACGTGCAGATGGAGACCTGCAGGAGACTCATCACTCAGACTggagacag GAAGTCCCCTCTTCCGATATCAGTGGCAGTGGAAGAGGCCGATGACGGTAAAAAGGAGAGGCGAAAGGCCCCGCTCCCAGCCGATTCTGGAGGTGACGACCACCGCCCTCCAGGATCTCACCTGGAAAAAACCCTAACCTCAGCCTCAAGCTCGACATCAACCCAAACCTCCCCACATGTGTTTACATAA
- the vamp1a gene encoding vesicle associated membrane protein 1a — protein MSAPDAGTGAPGAEGEAGGPPNLTSNRRLQQTQAQVDEVVDIMRVNVDKVLERDQKLSELDDRADALQAGASQFESSAAKLKNKYWWKNMKMMIIMGIIGIILMGVLFMYFYY, from the exons AT GTCAGCCCCAGATGCCGGTACCGGAGCCCCAGGGGCTGAGGGAGAGGCGGGAGGCCCCCCCAACCTCACCAGCAACCGCAGGCTGCAACAGACGCAGGCCCAAGTGGATGAG GTGGTGGACATTATGCGTGTGAATGTGGATAAAGTGCTGGAAAGAGATCAGAAGCTGTCGGAGTTGGACGACCGGGCCGACGCGCTGCAGGCAGGAGCCTCACAGTTCGAGAGCAGCGCCGCCAAGCTGAAGAACAAGTACTGGTGGAAGAATATGAAG ATGATGATCATCATGGGCATCATCGGGATCATCCTCATGGGAGTCCTTTTCA tgtACTTCTACTACTGA